Proteins co-encoded in one Bacillus infantis NRRL B-14911 genomic window:
- the ridA gene encoding 2-iminobutanoate/2-iminopropanoate deaminase, whose amino-acid sequence MKKVHTEMAPAAIGPYSQGIVVNNMFYSSGQIPLTAGGIMVDGNVKEQTHQVFKNLQAVLKEAGASLETVVKATVFIKDMNDFAEINEVYGEYFGEHKPARSCVEVARLPKDALVEIEVIALVK is encoded by the coding sequence ATGAAAAAAGTTCATACAGAGATGGCTCCGGCTGCAATCGGACCATACTCACAGGGAATTGTCGTAAACAATATGTTTTACAGCTCAGGCCAGATTCCATTGACTGCCGGAGGCATCATGGTGGATGGCAATGTCAAGGAGCAGACGCACCAAGTGTTCAAGAACCTCCAGGCTGTACTGAAGGAAGCGGGTGCTTCGCTGGAAACGGTCGTAAAGGCGACGGTCTTCATCAAAGATATGAATGACTTCGCGGAGATCAATGAAGTGTATGGAGAATATTTCGGAGAGCACAAGCCGGCCCGTTCCTGTGTGGAAGTAGCAAGGCTGCCAAAAGATGCACTGGTTGAAATTGAAGTAATAGCGCTCGTTAAATAA
- a CDS encoding anti-sigma-F factor Fin family protein — MALHYHCRHCGMKMGTLDNLSMHAESLGFHKLNEEERQDMILYGSSGDIHITSICEDCQESLERNPDYHQNDYLIH, encoded by the coding sequence ATGGCACTTCATTATCATTGCCGCCATTGCGGCATGAAGATGGGAACGCTGGATAACTTGTCAATGCATGCAGAAAGCCTTGGGTTCCATAAATTGAATGAAGAAGAACGCCAGGATATGATTCTCTATGGGTCATCCGGGGATATACACATAACATCGATCTGCGAGGATTGCCAGGAATCACTGGAAAGAAATCCTGATTACCATCAGAACGATTACCTTATTCATTAA
- the purR gene encoding pur operon repressor produces the protein MKFRRSERLIDMTNYLLEHPRQLVSLTFFADRYGSAKSSISEDLAIIKETFEQRGIGTLQTVPGAAGGVKYSVKVSDDEARPFISGLCEVIASPERLLPGGYLYMTDILGDPAIVQKAGRVFASAFADADIDVVMTVATKGIPLAYAVGAYLNVPVVIVRRDSRVTEGSTVSINYVSGSAKRIQTMVLSKRSLEEGSKVLIVDDFMKAGGTVNGMISMLEEFKAHVAGIAVLVEAEKAEERLVDEYLSLVQLADVDVKEKKINVTEGNYFRHKNG, from the coding sequence ATGAAGTTTCGCCGCAGCGAGCGCTTAATAGATATGACGAATTATCTGCTGGAGCATCCCCGGCAGCTGGTGTCCCTCACTTTTTTTGCCGACCGTTACGGCTCTGCCAAATCTTCGATCAGCGAAGACCTGGCCATTATAAAAGAGACATTCGAACAGCGGGGAATCGGCACCCTTCAGACAGTGCCGGGTGCAGCCGGTGGAGTGAAGTACTCTGTAAAGGTAAGCGATGATGAGGCACGCCCTTTTATAAGCGGGCTTTGTGAGGTCATTGCCAGCCCCGAAAGGCTCCTGCCGGGAGGCTACCTGTATATGACTGATATCCTCGGCGATCCGGCGATTGTCCAGAAGGCGGGAAGAGTCTTTGCCTCCGCTTTTGCCGATGCTGATATCGATGTAGTCATGACCGTGGCAACAAAAGGGATCCCGCTTGCCTACGCTGTCGGGGCATACTTAAATGTGCCGGTCGTGATCGTCAGGAGAGACAGCAGGGTGACAGAAGGATCGACAGTGAGCATCAACTATGTTTCAGGGTCAGCCAAGCGCATCCAGACGATGGTGCTTTCGAAAAGAAGCCTGGAAGAAGGATCGAAGGTGCTGATTGTCGATGATTTTATGAAAGCAGGCGGTACGGTCAACGGCATGATCAGCATGCTGGAGGAATTCAAGGCACATGTTGCCGGGATTGCGGTCCTGGTGGAAGCAGAAAAAGCTGAAGAACGCCTTGTTGATGAATATTTGTCTCTTGTCCAGCTTGCAGATGTGGATGTCAAAGAGAAGAAAATCAATGTGACAGAGGGAAACTATTTCAGGCATAAGAACGGATAA
- a CDS encoding ribose-phosphate diphosphokinase — translation MSNQYLDPNLKVFSLNSNRDLASEIAKVIGVELGKCSVTRFSDGEIQINIEESIRGCDVFVIQSTSSPVNEHLMELLIMIDALKRASAKTINIVMPYYGYARQDRKARAREPITAKLAANLLETAGATRVITLDLHAPQIQGFFDIPIDHLMGVPILADYFGNKDLDGDIVIVSPDHGGVTRARKLAERLKAPIAIIDKRRPKPNVAEVMNIVGNIDGKIAILIDDIIDTAGTITLAANALIENGAKEVYACCTHPVLSGPAIERIQNSNIKELAVTNSIALPEEKKIAKVRELSVAPLIGEAIIRVHEEQSVSTLFD, via the coding sequence ATGTCGAACCAGTATTTAGATCCAAACTTGAAGGTGTTTTCCCTGAATTCAAATCGTGATCTGGCATCGGAAATTGCAAAGGTTATCGGAGTGGAGCTTGGAAAGTGCTCTGTTACGCGTTTTAGTGATGGAGAGATCCAGATTAACATCGAGGAAAGCATCAGGGGCTGTGATGTATTCGTGATCCAGTCTACAAGCTCTCCTGTAAACGAGCACTTGATGGAGCTTCTGATCATGATTGATGCACTGAAGAGGGCTTCTGCCAAGACAATCAACATTGTTATGCCTTACTACGGCTATGCACGCCAGGACCGCAAGGCGAGAGCCCGTGAACCGATCACGGCCAAGCTTGCAGCCAACCTGCTTGAAACGGCAGGGGCGACGCGTGTCATCACGCTGGATCTTCATGCGCCGCAAATCCAAGGCTTCTTCGATATCCCGATCGACCATCTGATGGGTGTGCCGATTTTGGCCGATTATTTCGGAAACAAAGATCTGGATGGCGATATTGTCATCGTATCACCGGACCATGGGGGAGTAACCCGCGCACGCAAGCTTGCTGAGCGCCTGAAGGCTCCAATCGCCATCATCGACAAGCGCCGTCCTAAGCCGAATGTCGCGGAAGTCATGAATATCGTCGGAAATATCGACGGCAAGATTGCTATCCTTATCGATGACATCATCGATACGGCCGGCACGATCACCCTTGCTGCGAACGCCCTGATTGAAAATGGCGCGAAGGAAGTCTATGCGTGCTGCACACATCCTGTGCTGTCAGGGCCGGCGATCGAGCGGATCCAGAACTCAAATATTAAAGAACTGGCTGTCACAAACTCCATTGCTTTGCCTGAAGAAAAGAAAATCGCAAAAGTCAGGGAGCTGTCTGTAGCCCCTCTTATCGGGGAAGCGATCATCCGCGTCCACGAGGAGCAGTCTGTCAGCACTCTGTTCGATTAA
- the glmU gene encoding bifunctional UDP-N-acetylglucosamine diphosphorylase/glucosamine-1-phosphate N-acetyltransferase GlmU, with protein sequence MSTRFAVILAAGQGTRMKSKLYKVLHPVCGKPMVQHVVDQVSNLHIEKIVTIIGHGAELVKSQLGDASSYALQEEQLGTAHAVMQAKDALEGKEGVTIVVCGDTPLIKAETMESLFRHHEETGAKATILTAIAPDPAGYGRIVRNEEGHVEKIVEHKDATEQERSITEINTGTYCFDNASLFRALNNVSNDNVQGEYYLPDVIEILKTEGETVSAFATGDFDESLGVNDRVALSQAERIMKRRINEKHMRNGVSLIDPEQTYISPEAVIGQDTVIYPGTVIQGAAVIGSECVIGPNTEIKDCTIGDTTVIRHSVAHDSSIGSGVAIGPFAHIRPQSDIHDEVKVGNFVEIKKSVFGKGSKASHLSYIGDAEVGSDVNLGCGSITVNYDGKNKFLTKIEDGAFIGCNSNLVAPVTVGKGAYVAAGSTITEDVPGEALAVARARQTNKEDYVSKLNNKK encoded by the coding sequence ATGTCTACACGTTTCGCGGTAATTTTAGCCGCAGGCCAAGGGACACGCATGAAGTCAAAGCTTTATAAAGTGCTTCATCCCGTTTGCGGCAAACCAATGGTTCAGCATGTTGTGGATCAAGTATCGAATCTTCATATAGAAAAAATCGTCACCATCATCGGGCATGGCGCCGAGCTTGTCAAATCCCAGCTGGGTGATGCAAGCAGCTATGCGCTTCAGGAGGAACAGCTCGGCACAGCCCATGCTGTCATGCAGGCTAAGGATGCCCTTGAAGGAAAAGAGGGTGTGACCATCGTTGTGTGTGGGGATACACCACTCATCAAGGCAGAAACAATGGAGTCGCTCTTCCGCCATCATGAGGAAACTGGTGCAAAAGCAACCATCCTTACTGCCATTGCTCCTGATCCTGCAGGATATGGAAGAATTGTACGGAATGAAGAGGGGCATGTCGAGAAAATCGTCGAGCATAAGGATGCGACAGAGCAGGAGAGAAGCATCACCGAAATCAACACAGGTACATACTGCTTTGATAACGCATCGCTTTTCCGTGCCCTTAACAATGTCAGCAATGACAATGTCCAAGGAGAGTATTACCTGCCTGATGTCATTGAAATCCTGAAAACTGAAGGTGAGACGGTATCAGCCTTCGCAACAGGCGATTTCGATGAGTCACTGGGCGTCAATGACCGTGTTGCTCTTTCTCAGGCAGAACGCATCATGAAAAGGCGCATAAATGAGAAGCATATGAGAAACGGTGTGTCGCTCATCGATCCTGAACAGACGTATATCAGCCCTGAAGCGGTGATCGGCCAGGATACAGTCATCTATCCGGGAACAGTCATCCAGGGGGCTGCGGTGATCGGCTCAGAATGCGTGATCGGCCCCAACACGGAAATCAAGGACTGTACGATCGGGGACACCACTGTTATCAGGCATTCTGTCGCCCACGACAGCAGCATCGGCAGTGGTGTAGCGATTGGGCCGTTTGCCCATATCCGTCCTCAGTCAGATATCCATGATGAAGTGAAGGTCGGCAATTTCGTTGAAATTAAGAAGTCTGTTTTCGGCAAAGGAAGCAAGGCCTCCCACCTCAGTTATATTGGGGATGCGGAAGTCGGAAGCGATGTGAACCTCGGCTGCGGCTCAATCACAGTCAATTATGACGGGAAAAATAAATTCCTGACAAAAATCGAAGACGGTGCATTCATTGGCTGCAACTCCAATCTGGTTGCACCTGTAACGGTCGGAAAGGGCGCGTATGTAGCGGCCGGCTCTACCATCACGGAAGATGTGCCTGGAGAAGCGCTGGCAGTGGCCCGTGCAAGGCAGACGAATAAAGAAGATTATGTGAGCAAGCTTAATAACAAGAAATAA
- a CDS encoding 50S ribosomal protein L25/general stress protein Ctc, producing the protein MSTVLQAKERKEFRNSNLTQLRNEGNIPGVVYGNKIESKAIYLNGPDFIKTIRETGRNAVFSLDVEGTKHDVVLSDYQADPLKNEITHLDFRAVDMSQEITAEVRIELVGDAAGVKDGGVLQQPVHELSVSAKPNDIPQSVEVNIADLQVGESITAADIKAGRGFTINTDDETVIASILAPRQEEEISTGEEQEPGIPENQEGRETEANEE; encoded by the coding sequence ATGAGCACTGTACTTCAAGCCAAAGAACGAAAAGAATTCCGCAATTCCAATCTGACGCAGCTGCGCAATGAGGGGAATATTCCTGGTGTTGTTTATGGGAATAAAATCGAAAGCAAAGCAATTTACCTGAATGGCCCTGATTTTATCAAAACAATCCGGGAAACAGGCAGGAATGCTGTTTTTTCTCTTGATGTAGAAGGCACAAAACATGATGTGGTGCTGAGCGACTATCAGGCGGACCCTTTGAAAAATGAAATCACCCACCTGGACTTCAGGGCGGTTGATATGTCGCAGGAAATCACGGCAGAGGTGAGGATCGAGCTGGTCGGCGATGCGGCAGGCGTCAAAGACGGCGGAGTCCTTCAGCAGCCTGTCCATGAGTTATCTGTATCGGCCAAGCCGAATGACATTCCGCAGAGCGTAGAAGTAAACATAGCAGATCTCCAGGTCGGAGAAAGCATTACGGCCGCAGATATTAAAGCGGGCCGCGGCTTCACGATCAATACGGATGATGAAACAGTCATTGCTTCCATCCTTGCGCCAAGGCAGGAAGAGGAAATAAGCACAGGCGAAGAGCAGGAGCCAGGCATCCCTGAGAATCAGGAAGGCCGGGAAACTGAAGCAAACGAAGAGTAA
- the mfd gene encoding transcription-repair coupling factor yields the protein MLGLKQLFTRQDDIKTVITGVNGGLKEQLVAGLTGSARTLFLASIYEQTKKPMLVVTHNLLQAQKLYDDIVNLIGEDDVYLYPANELIASELSIASPELRAQRIDALNHWSGKGTGIVIIPMAGMRKVLPPPSLWKKRQLILKLGDDIEIEEQLLEFVKMGYSRTDMVSSPGEFSVRGGIMDIYPLTEADPIRIELFDTEIDSIRSFSLEDQRSKEKLKQVHIGPATENPFEDEHYDRVYEKLEKGLSASLKKLKDEKAKELLAQNIGYELEQLRNRQRPEQMFKYLSYAYESNNSLLDYLPQDGLIFIDEISRVQEMNESLEKEEAEWYTSLLGEGKIVHDVKISHSLKEFIARSYQPIVYMSLFLRHVPNTNPQNIINVSCRQMQNFHGQLNVLKSELERWRKSGFSVLFLGPDMARVKKLQSVLADYEIEAAVIEPDKEVLKGKFQITEGSLQTGFELPIQKIAVITEEELFNKKTAKRSPRRQKLSNAERIKSYSELKIGDYVVHVNHGIGKYLGIETLEINGLHKDYLNIRYSGSDQLYVPVDQIDLVQKYVGSEGKEPKIYKLGGNDWKRVKKKVESSVQDIADDLIKLYAEREASKGYAFSPDGDMQREFELSFPYQETEDQLRSIHEIKLDMEKERPMDRLLCGDVGYGKTEVAIRAAFKAIADGKQVAILVPTTILAQQHYQTMRERFQEYPVEIGLLSRFRTKKQQTETVKGLKNGTVDIVVGTHRLLSKEIIYKDLGLLIIDEEQRFGVTHKEKIKQLKTNVDVLTLTATPIPRTLHMSMLGVRDLSVIETPPENRFPVQTYVMEYNGGLVREAIEREMARGGQVYFLYNRVEDIERKAEEISMLVPDAKVVAAHGQMTENELESVMLSFLGGEADVLVSTTIIETGVDIPNVNTLIVFDADRMGLSQLYQLRGRVGRSNRVAYAYFTYRKDKVLTEVAEKRLQAIKEFTELGSGFKIAMRDLSIRGAGNLLGSQQHGFIDSVGFDLYSQMLKEAIEERKENPETYKKPSLEIDLEIDAYIPDAYLADGNQKIEMYKRFRGIDSMDEVEGLKEEMTDRFGDYPDEVAYLFRVAEMKVHAQEAGVELIKQSKAEVLILLSEEASSLIDGQKIFQESTKHGRMVGLGMEGKKLKMVIQTKGYSTDKWLNTAYDMILGIDKAKKKQQNPIS from the coding sequence ATGCTAGGATTAAAACAGCTTTTCACCCGGCAGGATGATATCAAGACAGTCATCACCGGAGTGAACGGGGGGCTGAAAGAGCAGCTGGTGGCCGGATTGACCGGCTCGGCACGGACGCTTTTCCTTGCCTCTATATATGAGCAGACAAAAAAGCCTATGCTGGTTGTAACTCACAATCTTTTACAAGCACAGAAATTATATGATGATATTGTCAATCTGATAGGCGAGGATGATGTATATCTTTATCCCGCCAATGAACTGATCGCATCGGAGCTGAGCATTGCAAGCCCCGAGCTGAGGGCGCAGAGAATCGACGCGCTCAACCATTGGAGCGGGAAGGGCACCGGCATTGTCATTATCCCTATGGCCGGGATGAGGAAGGTGCTTCCGCCTCCTTCCCTTTGGAAGAAGCGCCAGCTGATATTAAAGCTTGGCGATGATATAGAAATAGAGGAGCAGCTTCTTGAGTTTGTCAAAATGGGCTACAGCCGAACTGATATGGTGTCATCCCCGGGAGAATTCAGCGTCAGGGGCGGCATCATGGACATCTATCCGCTGACCGAAGCAGATCCTATCAGGATTGAGCTGTTTGACACCGAAATTGACAGCATCCGTTCTTTTTCCCTGGAAGACCAGCGATCGAAAGAAAAGCTGAAGCAGGTCCATATCGGCCCTGCAACCGAGAATCCTTTTGAGGATGAGCATTATGACAGGGTATATGAGAAGCTGGAAAAAGGCCTTTCAGCCAGTCTGAAGAAGCTGAAGGATGAGAAGGCAAAAGAGCTGCTGGCCCAGAATATCGGGTATGAACTGGAGCAGCTCCGGAACAGGCAAAGGCCTGAGCAGATGTTCAAATACCTCTCCTATGCTTATGAATCCAATAATAGTTTGCTAGATTACCTTCCGCAGGATGGGCTGATTTTTATCGATGAAATCAGCAGGGTCCAGGAGATGAATGAGTCCCTTGAGAAAGAGGAGGCAGAATGGTATACAAGCCTGCTTGGCGAAGGAAAAATTGTCCATGACGTCAAAATTTCCCACAGCCTGAAGGAATTCATCGCCCGGTCTTATCAGCCGATCGTTTACATGTCCCTATTTTTAAGGCATGTCCCGAATACGAATCCGCAGAATATCATCAATGTCTCCTGCCGGCAGATGCAGAACTTCCACGGCCAGCTGAATGTGCTGAAAAGCGAGCTGGAACGCTGGAGGAAGAGCGGCTTCTCTGTTTTGTTCCTCGGCCCTGACATGGCCCGGGTCAAGAAGCTTCAAAGCGTTTTGGCCGACTATGAAATTGAGGCTGCTGTCATCGAGCCTGATAAAGAAGTGCTGAAGGGCAAGTTCCAGATCACGGAAGGAAGCCTGCAGACAGGCTTTGAACTGCCGATCCAGAAAATTGCCGTCATCACGGAAGAAGAGCTTTTCAACAAGAAAACAGCAAAGCGGTCACCGCGCAGGCAGAAGCTTTCGAATGCTGAAAGAATCAAAAGCTATTCAGAGCTTAAAATCGGCGATTATGTTGTCCATGTGAACCACGGGATCGGCAAATATCTTGGCATTGAAACACTCGAAATCAATGGCCTTCATAAGGATTATCTGAATATACGCTATTCAGGCAGCGATCAGCTGTATGTTCCGGTCGATCAGATTGATCTTGTCCAGAAGTATGTAGGGTCCGAAGGCAAAGAGCCGAAGATCTATAAGCTTGGCGGCAATGACTGGAAGCGTGTCAAGAAGAAGGTTGAAAGCTCTGTTCAGGATATAGCGGACGATCTGATCAAATTGTACGCCGAGAGGGAAGCGTCGAAAGGTTATGCATTCTCTCCTGACGGGGACATGCAGCGCGAATTCGAGTTGTCCTTCCCTTACCAGGAAACAGAGGATCAGCTGAGGTCCATCCATGAAATCAAGCTGGATATGGAAAAAGAGCGGCCGATGGACCGCCTCCTGTGCGGCGATGTTGGCTACGGGAAAACTGAGGTGGCGATAAGGGCTGCCTTCAAGGCAATTGCGGACGGCAAACAGGTGGCCATCCTTGTGCCGACAACGATCCTTGCCCAGCAGCACTACCAGACAATGAGAGAAAGGTTCCAGGAATACCCTGTTGAGATCGGGCTCTTAAGCCGCTTCCGGACAAAGAAGCAGCAGACCGAGACAGTCAAGGGCCTTAAAAACGGCACCGTTGATATTGTTGTCGGCACCCATCGCCTGCTCTCAAAGGAAATCATTTATAAAGACCTCGGGCTGCTCATCATTGACGAAGAGCAGCGGTTCGGCGTCACTCATAAAGAAAAGATCAAACAGCTCAAAACAAATGTTGATGTCCTGACATTGACTGCGACGCCGATTCCCCGGACCCTGCATATGTCGATGCTCGGCGTGAGAGACTTGTCTGTCATCGAGACACCGCCGGAGAACAGATTCCCGGTCCAGACCTATGTAATGGAATACAATGGCGGACTTGTCCGTGAAGCCATCGAACGGGAGATGGCGCGGGGCGGCCAGGTATATTTCCTGTATAACAGGGTTGAGGACATCGAACGGAAGGCAGAGGAAATCTCCATGCTTGTACCGGATGCCAAGGTGGTTGCCGCCCATGGCCAAATGACTGAAAATGAGCTCGAATCAGTTATGCTGAGCTTCCTTGGAGGAGAAGCGGACGTCCTCGTCAGCACAACGATCATTGAAACGGGAGTCGATATCCCGAATGTGAACACCTTGATCGTATTTGATGCAGACAGGATGGGGCTCTCCCAGCTGTACCAGCTGAGGGGGCGGGTTGGCCGCTCAAACAGAGTTGCCTATGCGTATTTCACCTACCGGAAGGATAAAGTGCTGACTGAAGTGGCAGAAAAGCGCCTCCAGGCCATCAAGGAGTTCACGGAGCTGGGGTCAGGATTTAAGATTGCGATGCGCGATCTTTCCATCAGGGGTGCCGGCAATCTGCTCGGCTCTCAGCAGCACGGATTCATCGATTCTGTCGGCTTTGACCTGTATTCCCAGATGCTTAAAGAGGCGATAGAAGAACGGAAGGAAAATCCGGAAACATATAAAAAGCCTTCTTTGGAAATCGATCTTGAAATCGATGCCTACATCCCTGATGCTTATCTGGCGGATGGAAACCAGAAGATTGAAATGTATAAAAGGTTCCGCGGCATCGACTCGATGGATGAGGTCGAAGGGCTGAAGGAAGAAATGACAGACAGGTTCGGAGATTATCCGGATGAGGTCGCTTACCTGTTCCGGGTCGCCGAGATGAAGGTCCATGCCCAGGAGGCCGGTGTAGAGCTCATCAAACAGTCCAAGGCTGAAGTCCTGATTCTCTTGTCAGAGGAGGCAAGCTCTCTGATCGACGGACAGAAAATCTTCCAGGAAAGCACCAAACATGGACGGATGGTCGGCCTCGGCATGGAAGGCAAGAAGCTGAAGATGGTCATCCAGACAAAGGGTTACAGTACAGACAAATGGCTTAACACCGCCTATGATATGATTCTTGGAATAGATAAGGCCAAAAAGAAGCAGCAAAATCCAATATCGTAA
- the spoVT gene encoding stage V sporulation protein T, whose protein sequence is MKATGIVRRIDDLGRVVIPKEIRRTLRIREGDPLEIFVDRDGEVILKKYSPISELSDFAKEYAEALYDSLGNPVLICDRDTFIATAGGSKKDYLNKNISDLLEKTMEDRTSVLVNTQGEYALADGNEESLSAYTIGPIIANGDPIGAVIIYAKEDSLGDVEQKAVETAAGFLARQMES, encoded by the coding sequence ATGAAAGCAACTGGTATAGTTCGTCGTATCGATGATTTGGGTCGTGTAGTAATCCCGAAGGAAATCCGCAGGACACTGCGAATTCGTGAAGGTGACCCGCTGGAAATATTTGTAGACCGCGATGGTGAAGTCATCTTAAAGAAGTACTCGCCAATCAGCGAATTAAGCGATTTTGCAAAAGAATATGCAGAAGCTCTGTATGACAGCCTTGGAAACCCGGTCCTGATTTGTGACAGGGATACATTTATCGCAACGGCAGGCGGATCAAAAAAGGATTATCTGAACAAAAACATCAGTGATCTGCTGGAAAAAACAATGGAAGACAGAACTTCTGTCCTCGTCAACACTCAAGGTGAGTATGCCCTTGCAGATGGGAATGAGGAAAGCCTTTCTGCTTATACAATCGGTCCAATCATTGCCAATGGCGATCCGATAGGGGCAGTCATCATTTATGCGAAGGAAGATTCGCTTGGTGATGTAGAACAGAAGGCTGTAGAAACGGCAGCTGGATTCTTGGCAAGGCAGATGGAGTCCTAA
- the spoVG gene encoding septation regulator SpoVG: MEVTDVRLRRVNTDGRMRAIASITLDHEFVVHDIRVIDGNNGLFVAMPSKRTPDGEFRDIAHPINSGTRGKIQEAVLAEYHRLGELEVEFEEAGAS; this comes from the coding sequence ATGGAGGTAACTGACGTAAGATTGCGCCGTGTAAATACAGATGGACGGATGAGAGCAATTGCTTCAATTACTTTAGACCATGAGTTTGTTGTTCATGATATCCGTGTCATTGACGGCAATAATGGCCTATTTGTCGCAATGCCAAGCAAACGTACACCTGATGGAGAGTTCCGTGATATCGCTCACCCGATCAATTCCGGAACGCGCGGCAAGATCCAAGAAGCTGTTTTGGCAGAATATCACCGCTTAGGCGAATTAGAAGTTGAATTTGAAGAAGCCGGAGCTTCTTAA
- the pth gene encoding aminoacyl-tRNA hydrolase — translation MKLFVGLGNPGKEYEKTRHNIGFDVIDRLSGKLNIPLDQAKFKGVFGMGRVDGEKVFLLKPLTYMNLSGESIRPLMDYYDIDTEDLAVIYDDLDLPPGKIRLRQKGSAGGHNGIKSTIAHTGTQEFSRIRVGIGRPEGGMKVTDYVLGRFTAEEQKVMDEAADRSADACIDWIRKPFLEVMNQYNQS, via the coding sequence ATGAAATTGTTTGTAGGGCTGGGGAACCCAGGGAAAGAGTATGAGAAAACAAGGCATAACATAGGCTTTGATGTTATTGACAGGCTGTCCGGGAAGCTGAATATCCCTTTGGACCAGGCAAAGTTCAAGGGTGTGTTCGGCATGGGGCGCGTCGATGGAGAAAAGGTATTTCTTCTAAAGCCGCTTACATATATGAATCTGTCAGGAGAATCGATCAGACCGCTGATGGACTATTATGATATTGACACAGAAGATCTGGCTGTCATCTATGATGATCTTGATTTGCCGCCGGGGAAAATCCGGCTCAGGCAGAAGGGCAGCGCAGGCGGCCATAATGGCATCAAATCAACAATTGCGCACACAGGCACACAGGAATTCAGCCGCATCCGCGTCGGGATCGGGCGCCCTGAAGGCGGGATGAAGGTGACTGATTATGTGCTCGGCCGTTTTACAGCAGAAGAGCAGAAGGTCATGGATGAGGCGGCAGACCGCTCGGCTGATGCCTGCATAGATTGGATCAGGAAGCCTTTCCTTGAGGTCATGAATCAATATAACCAATCTTAG